A portion of the Candidatus Nitrosotenuis aquarius genome contains these proteins:
- the msrA gene encoding peptide-methionine (S)-S-oxide reductase MsrA, producing the protein MKATFGAGCFWCVEDIFRTTPGVKSTAVGYGGGHTKNPTYEQVCTDETGHAELVQVEFDPNVISYEKLLDVFWGSHDPTQLNRQGPDIGTQYRSVIFYHDLDQEKTAKESKERLDASGKFGKKIVTQIQPAPEFYRAEEYHQKYYVKCGISR; encoded by the coding sequence ATGAAGGCAACATTTGGCGCAGGCTGTTTTTGGTGCGTCGAAGACATCTTTAGGACCACTCCAGGAGTCAAGTCCACCGCGGTAGGGTATGGTGGAGGACACACAAAAAATCCGACATATGAGCAGGTCTGCACAGATGAGACTGGTCATGCAGAGCTGGTACAGGTAGAGTTTGATCCAAATGTCATATCGTATGAAAAACTACTTGATGTGTTTTGGGGCTCTCACGATCCTACGCAGCTGAACAGGCAGGGGCCTGACATTGGCACGCAGTATCGCTCTGTGATATTTTATCATGATTTGGACCAGGAAAAAACAGCCAAAGAATCCAAAGAAAGGCTAGATGCGTCAGGCAAGTTTGGCAAAAAAATAGTCACGCAGATTCAGCCGGCGCCGGAATTTTACCGGGCAGAAGAGTACCACCAGAAGTATTATGTAAAATGCGGAATCTCTAGATGA